In Triplophysa rosa linkage group LG2, Trosa_1v2, whole genome shotgun sequence, the genomic window GATTACATTGGACTGTACTATTGTTACTGCTCATGTTTCCAAAACTTGCATTATGTTTGGCAGATTTAACTGCTGTGAAATAAAACCTGTTGTTTGAAAATTGTTGTTGCCCTTGACAAGTAGCATTTTACATGGACATGCACAGATTTCTTAAGAACTGCTTCACTGTACACTAGAGAATGAATGAACAGTCAAAGACAGACATAAATACATAGGCCTATGTTTGAAAACTAGTTCACTGCATAGTGCATACGGACCATTATAGACGGATTACTGCATACTGTTTTAGTATGTGAAGCATTGTATTGTATACTACAATAGAACAAATATTTCTAATAGAACTATGCATACCTAATACATTACCTAATTTAGGAGCATGTTAAAACCAGAAAATATTATCAGTTTTATCTCTTTTAATTCTTgtgcaaataaataaaccgaGCAAAGCTGTTATTTGCCcatcatattatattatataaatagaaCATACTTATTAACGCCAACACTGAACGCTAACACAACAGCGCCTCCTTATGGCAACTTTAAAAGGTTAAATTGAGGAAAACTACACACTGCTTTTAAAACTAGtttattcacaaaaacacaacaatagtGTAAGAAATTCTGCAGGGTATATGTAGTGGTTATAAATTGTCAATATGTCAGTACCTTTGACAGCTAAATCTAGACAAAAAAAAACGTACACATTCACATTCAACCAACGCctacaaaaaacacattatcCCAAAATCAGCTAACTTCAGATTTATACAAACAAGAACAATATATGcagttttaatttaaacatttgtgaTCAAAGTGAGGATTAAGTTACATCTTTACAAGCATCCTCACATCACTCGTTCAACTGCGACTGCAGATGTTTTATTGCGACCTGCTTCGGGCCTAAAGCACATGGAAACGGCCAGTCAAAATCCAGCATCACGATCTCACTCGTCATTTCGCTTGGTTTAGATTCAGTTGAAAATAATAACCCTTGCTGTGCCACGTCAGGCGAGTCAAAGAATGATCAACTCGTTTTTATAACAGTTGCTGTACCAAGTGTTAGCTACAATAACGCATTTCAGATAAACCACTGTACAAAACCAAATAAGAAATCAAAAACTTGCTTTTTTCATAACCGTTACTTCACTCTCTGGCTTTGGATTATACAGTTACAGAGGTCGTGACCTCAAGTGCTGATGTACAGAATTGAGGAAAGCACATAAGCACAACAACCCCCAGAGGGCAGACTAAAGTCTCTGGTCTTTTCAATAACTTAAATCATGAGAACCttctaaattaattttataaaCTTGCAAAATCAAAATACTTCACGAATGCAATTACTGCTACACTACAAATCTGCAACGATCACTTATTTCATTCAATAAGGGTTTTGATATACCCCATTTAAACTTTATTTCATGAAACTTACTGCAAAACTGTTCTTTTTGCGTAACGTGAGCAAACTCAGCTCGTGTTAGGCACTCAGGACCAAATGGTTAAACTAAACAAACCAAATAAGACTGTTACGAAAGAGAAGCAAAAAGCGTAATTTGCTCAAAATAAAGCGCAGGGTTACTGAAATGTACCTGTTCCCTCAACAGAATCCCGCAACTTCGCAGTTAAAAATGCCCTCAGATATCTGAATGCCGTGATAAATATTTTCAAGACATGCTGAGCGCATGTTCCCTGTATGCAAGTCCATTTCATATGCTTCAGTTCCGTAAACTCAACAAAAAGATCCAGCCCTATGTGTCTTTGCCTCCGTTGCTCAGGTCTTGTTGCCGTCCTGGCTCTCAGAAGCAGCAATGCCACTTGGTCCGTAAGTCCTTAAGAGGTTTTGTTGAAGTTCATCCAGTTCAGCAGGTAGATGAATCCCCAACTCTTGATTCAGAGTTAAGGCCTCAAAACAGTCCTCCAACTTTTGAAAAGCAggcctgaaaaataaaacaggaaaaGGAAGGGGGTAAGAGGGGCCTTTCCTCTCATTATGGGGTCATTTCAGTTACCATTGTTTATAGTGCAGCTGCATTTGTAGGGATACATTCGTACAGATATGGATAGCTGACACAACAATGTCTTGCGGTGTAAATGCTACACTTAATCTAAACCTATTTACAgcacttttttaaaaagttttgcaaTACCTTGGAACATTGATTTATACAACAATGGAATTAAAAGATGTGGACTAAAAGACACTGAACATCACTTACCGGTTGTCAGGGGTGAGGTCACAGCAAGCCACAGCCAATGGGAAGAAAGCAGGAGGACAGTCCTCAGGAAGGAATTTCTCCATGAATTTTGGCACACTGAGGCCGAAATCCATCGTTCTTGGAAGACATTCAGGATCTGCGTAAACCTGGCCAATAATCTATACGCCAAAAAGAACCACAGacaaagtttttaaaaagttgggATGAAACATGACGAAACATTCTAAAGTGACACTTACATAACAAaaagaacagaaataaaacagcacCGTTTTGACTCGAACCAGCTGAGCACAATGTTTTCGTTCAGCGTTCAGACACTCGAATGCCATTTCTTGCAAAAATGACATGCCGTCACCATAAGGGTTATAAAACCGGTGAGAGTAACCAAAACAAAAGTGTCTTACCTCACAGAGAACAATGCCAAAGGAGAAAATGTCCACCTTCTCATCATAGCGTTTACCTtttcacacacataaaaaaaaagatttcaggAAAAACAAGTCTGCAGCACGCAGCAGATGATGGCAATAAACTGGAACACAAAAACAACGAACGCCAATAAAGGCTTTTGACACTAATTACACATCATATCAAGTGTATGTCAGCAGATTCCAGTCTTAATTTGTTCACTTGTCAATTAGCCGATGCCTACTGCAAGTCACTTTGTATAAAAGAAACTGCAGGTCCCCCTGTACGGTGTTGGGTATTATTGGgggttattaaagggatagttcacccaaaaatgaaaattctgtcatcatttattcaccctcagattgttccaaacctgtataaatgtctctgttctgctgaacacgaaggaagatatttggaagaatgtcagtaaccaaacagatctcatcccccattactgccatagtagggaaaataaatactatggggtCAATGGGGTTGGGTGGGgggtacaggtttggaacaatctgagggttagtaaatgatgacagaattttcctttttgggtgaactgtccctttaagtaacaAATTACATTAAGTTAGCAAGTGATTACTCTCCAATTAAAAGTAATTCTTTAAACGTTCTGGCTAAAAGATTATagaaattaaaatgtgaaagTAGGTTGTCTGGTTAGGTTGTCCATCTCACTGAACATTCATTACTTCACTTTGTAAATCATAATTCAAGGTTAGAACTTACTAAAAAGAATAATGTGTAAAACATTGTTTCAAAAGTGCTTTAAAAGAGGATTTTAACCCATAGAAAGATACAATGTTAACTATGAGTGTCACAATATATCGGTAATAATAATAACCGTTGTATtaaaaaccacaataaactgtgTTGGTTCTACACAAATCGtaatattgtacatttttagcACCAAATTTTGCCCCAAGAATGGTTAAAAGCTCCATACAGAcgtaacacaaaataaacaaaattaaagatgaatttcacTAATGGCAagattatatacatttaaaagaaaaacactgtGATAAATACcatgataatattgttattgttgaTTTGGTCACAATAACCTTGTAATACAAatatgatattgtgacagctgTAATGTGAACCAAAATCtgttacaaatatctttcagaTATTTAGCAACAGTTCTTTTACAGCTTTAAATCAAATGTGTAATTCTCTTTCCTCACCATTGAGCATCTCTGGCGCCATCCAATAAGGATTCCCCACCACTGTGTAGCGTTTCTTGCGGTCCAAACGTCTAAACAGCCTCTTCTTATTGGTTGGTTTGTCAGGGGTCGGTTTGACCTTATCTTCCACGATTAGACGAGACAGACCAAAATCTGCCACCACGACTGTTTTGTCCTGCAGGGGTCAGACAAGCAGAGGGAAGACATCTAAACATCTTTATGCTtagaatgtaaaaacatttggcTACAAGAAACctttatttatacataatgCATGAATGTTAACAAAAATCAAATCTCAAGCCTGGTGTATTATCAATCTAAAAAGCAAATTCACAACATAAATTGTTTGATCTCTATCAAGCGAGTCTCAAGATACTCaacttcacaaataaataaaaagaatgtctgatatgaataattttttttaaatgtcttgttataATTGATCGAGGTTGAGAACATTTCTGAGACCagggctgggtttcccgaaaccttcgtaTCACTACGttgttcttaagaatatatcgctaccactcttaaggtataacttaagaatgatgtagcgttaagaaggtttcgggaaacccagccctGTACAGAGCATTTCCTGACCGTATCTATCATCAGGGTGACGAAACCGCCAGCAAAACAAACCTTACGTGTAAACAGACCCCTCTCCACTCTTGGAGGTCCCTCTCCTCTCCTACTCCTTCTTACGTAACTTGTACTAGGTCCTGGCCTATTTGAGCTTTTTGTTTGTGCTGACACAAGCCTGTCAGTTATTCTTGATTATAAAAACCAGTCAAATACACTGAGACTTTGAACTCATTGAGCTTCTATTTAGACATTCTGCAAACCCGTTCATCCAACCTACAGAACATTCAAGCTATATGATTCCACACTATGCACATTCCTTgggattcaaacccatgactttggccTTGTTAGCGCTATGCTCTAGCAGTTATATGTGGCATGGGAGAAGACGACAGAGAAAAACTCTTTCCGTACCAGTTTGATCAGGCAGTTGTGAGAGTTGAGATCTCGGTGGATGATGCTCATTGAATGCAGATATGCCTGAAAGGGAAAGAAAATAACATGActtgatgaaatgaaatgaagctGCCTCTCTTTATTGAATTACTCACTACCATAGGAAGGACTGTGTATATTTTTGGAGATCAGGGTAATGTTGGTCGGTCCAACAATCAGAACATAATTTAAATTtagtatagatggtttcattggaCATACGCGCCTGGCCTGAATTTAACAtgcggtctgtgtttggttataatatgaatataaattaaatctaaaataaattgttatatgaatttataataatattttattgcatattaattattttatattaaatcgaAACtccaacagttattgattctctgcggaggtctaccggaagttaagtttggaccacataacatttgtttatattgttgcCGATGAAACCGTCTCAGCAGTATTAATATACAGCTGGACCAATGAGATGTCAAAGTGGGCGGAGCTAATCAGTTGAAATGAACAATGTCAAcaaaataatgtataataaatCAAGATCAATATAGCAATGCTATATCCACTTACCATTCCAGACGCAatgctctttgcgaaactaacTCGCTGTTCCCATGGGAATGGGTCctgtgaggagagagagagtgtgagagatgAATTGCTGACCTACATTATGGTGTGACTGCATGCAATGCTGTCCGTAAATAACAGAGGAAATTGTTACATAATAGCACCAATTACAGACGAAAATTACTCACACCCATTCTACAGAAATCATTACAGCGCAACAGAGAAACGCAAAGAAAGAACGAGATCTCATCTGTAACCCTTTTGTTTTAAAGCAAACCCGGTCGGTGATCTGGAAAATATTCCCACTGGAACCCCTCACCTGGAGACACTTCATACCGCCTTAGCAAAGCACACAACACTCATTTAACtttttgtgcatgtgtgctTTCTAGTCCCTATTCCCTGATCTTCTCCTCGCAAAGTTCATGTCAGGTGAGCCGGCACACAAACATCAACACACGCAGATGATGTACGGCCTCTCCCGCAGGCAGGGGAAAGAAATGGGAATAATGAGCCAGTAAGCACCGTGTCTCTAATAAAATCCTTCAGCGTTCCGCCCTCGATGAACTCTGTTATCAGATTGAGTCGCTTGTCTTTGTACAGGACCCCGATGAACCTTAGAACGTGTGGATGATCGAGACTTCTCATCACTTTTAcctgacagagagaaagagacagaaacaCAAATTTGATATTTGAAACACAAATAAGACATTCGCACTTAATGGAAATTGGATGGATCTAAGCCTCCTGTCCATCAGAGTCATCAgagttaatatatatttttagctttgttgtagttttattaatatttcgaatatgcttttatttttattaattttagttcaatttttcactttattatttagttatttaatttttaatatcgTGACGTAGatttatttgatttctttttcaaCTTAagtttcatttcagtttttatttatgtccaTGAAAAATTTACTTAAAGaaattagttcacccaaaaatgaaagttgtcatttttcctactatgttagtcaacGGCGACCAAGAACTGTATGGTTAAAGGCATTGTTCTAAACATCTTTCCCCTGTGTTTAtcgaaacaaataaatgtatgccgttttggaacaactcgagggtgagtaaatgatgacagaatttttatttttgggtcaactgtcGCTTTAACTTCAGTTTTTGCTAAGCCAACATTTCTAATATTCATTTAGCTTAAGTGCTGTTTAATTCACACCCTGATACTGACCCTGAcagcacagaaacaaaaggatGGAAAGATAAGAGTGAAGAGATAATCGAAGGAATGAAAAACAACTTTCAAACGAAAAGAAAATCACAATACCTCCTTCAGGAATGTTTTCTGCGTCTCTTCATCACAGCGGATAAGCTCTTTCATGACCATCACCTCCCCTGTGGCTTTATGGGTCAcctataaaacaacacacaggtTCAAAATCAAGAACAGTTCCatgaattgattttttttgtttgtgtcaaTAATTGACCATCTGCATTCACATTTTTAATAGTAGGTGACAGAATAACAGAAAAGCATGAGCAAACCTTGATGGCCTGTCCAAAGAAGCCTTTTCCGAGGATTTCTCCATGAATGAGGTCGCAAGGACGGAAAATACGATGCGAGCAGCTGGAAGGAGAGCGGAGGGATTCGGAGCGCCCAATATCCCGGGTCAGAACCAGGGGTTCTTTCGGAGACGCAGAGTCCGGAGACTTACAGATGCTGTTGCTACGTCTACAACACAGAAGCACATGTCCagttaaaataattgtattaccAAGAAtttatcaaaaaatatatattgctgctgtccttctaaaaccatgtatctccatattttgtgttttttattttggccATAATCATTATTACTAGTCAccctttgtgtttatcagtgcgttttgcaaatatctaaccattaaaaagtattaaaaagtgcttgtcaatttaccaacacagtatttaatcatttaaaaagtacagtattttttcaatttcctgaaaaaaaaacaaatttggacatccaaggttgcggaaggacagcggcgatattaaaaatgatttaactgGATGATATAAATACCTGAGGGACCTTCTCTTTAACGTCCCATTGTCCACAGAGTCGCTCCGCTCAATCTCAGCGTTCGCTGGGGAGGACAGACGCATACGGGAGGCGGCCGGGACACCCAGCTGGTTGCGGGAAGAGCCCAGACGGAGTCGGTCCAGCCGCTGTCTGACTGGATCATATTCGATCAACAGCTGCAGCGTCTGAGTGGTCCGATGGATGAGGTCCTCCACCTGCAACGACCAATCAGAATTcagaaaatcacaatgaaagctGTTTTTGATAAATGTCAGGAACAAGAAAAGGCTGTAGgatgacttttatttaaaacaaagaacgtGAGCAGTAGAATTGCACAGAAGGGCTGGTTATACAGATAACATTTATTTAAGTCCCTGGGGTCAAAGCTGGaacctttaaacaaacaaaaggtCTTTCCAACACTGCTTTCCCTAGAAACAGAGGAGTatgtttgacttttttatttttaagacaaaTTCGGATATTCGgaagtaaaaacacaaaactgattTTAGCAACTGTAGCACAGGCTGGTTATTACAGATTGTGACATTTACAGTTAGAGACAGATTGTGACATTACTAACATCAGACCAGAAACCTCAGAGTAAATAATTTAAGTGACAAATCCACACTGACAGTGCAGTGAAGCAGCGGAATTCAGATTTAGAGTAAAGGCTTGTTCACACCAAGAACGATACAATAACTATAAAGATTTAGCTATCAAAATATAACTTGGTAATGAAACTGACAGCCAATCGAAATCCATCCAACTTTAAAGATGTGAAAGTGCAACATATAGGCTTACAAAAAACGCTTTTGTACGTTGGTGTAGATGCTAATATAGTTATCGTTCTTGGTTTGAACGTGtcttgaacaaaataaaattagaacaaatgCACAATGAGAATGCCGAGCATTTACACTATAGTGACATGCCACGAACACTCCCATCACAGGTATGAATTTAACTGTTAATCCTACCTGCCTGAACATTTTCACACTTAAAGCTTATTTGCAACAAAAACAGATTACCACCTTGTTTCTGAGACATCAACAAACACGTCTTGCGCAAACAAGAACGCTATAAATTTGTTCCAGTAATAATCAAAGGTAAACGGcatttaaaaacagattaaaGCTATGGAACAAACACTGTTACTAGGAAATAATGTAAATGTCAGTACATGTCACTATTAAAATTTAAGTCATTACCATGACATGAAAGGAGTGTCAGCAATTATGTCCGGGTATGTTATGAATGTTTAAATTTCAGATGCTTGTCTTGCCGTCCTTCTTTACCGTCACATTGCTTGAATGCATTAACATCTGGACAATCTCACCCTACCTCAATGCAAACACTGTGGTCAAATGAAAATTACCTCCTCCTCCATCAGCGCTGACACCGGTAGCCCGTTGATCTCCAGGATCCGATCTCCGACGTGGATGGCGTTCCGAACCTCTGGACTAATATGCATCCCTCTAACCCTGTAAGAATAAGATGTTTTGGGAGATGAAGCCAGGCTGGGAAAATTCTGTCGCAGGCACGAAACAAAAAGTGTCAGTTTGTGCCCTCAATCCAACACCGGCCATCGTATAACCACAGTTATGCAACACATTCCATTTACAACATGTCTGGCATGAGGTGTGGCAGCGCTGTGGTGAATCTCTGAGGTGATAAACAAGCTTCCTCAGCACGGCCATAATACACGGAATGAGCCTTGGTTTATTTATCAACCTTGAGTCTGAAGTATATAGTATGCGAAAATCAGCATTCAAAATGAGTATTGCGTCTACAACCTCGGCATGCAAAAAGCATGCGAGAAACATCTGGATGGTCTACTGCATCTAGTGAGATTTCTAAGTATGCATCACACTgacacttttctatcccatgacgccaaaaaaagaaaaaagcaagaaTACTTGAAAACTGCAAGAAATGTATTCCTTGTGGTTAAATTGTACTTGTTTAACAACACCTGAGTAAACTATTttggtagcactttattttacagtcttgTTTCCCATGCACATACTGtgtacttattacagtaaacataataactaggtactaaccctgaacctacccctaaacctaaacttataGTTACCTTATACTACCCAGTACTTTCTTAGGTAAGTACAATGCAAGTACACTATAggtacacgtactgtaaaataaagtgcaacccgTATTTTTATGGTTTGAGTTATTACGTCAAAGATGAACAAACATACGGGTCatgtgacaataaaaacatggtgGATTTAGTATGTAGTATACTGTCTGCAACCACACATACTATACAGAACATACTGTTTTAACAGCAGGGCTAGAAATGGGGGGGACATGGGGGGGTCGGATTCCAGGGAGTGAATATCTATGGGGGACGGAGTATTTCCATGTAGAGGATTTACATCTTTTATCCGTGAAATGGCCTCCAAACGCTATGCACATTTCATACAGTAGGTACTGTCACAGTACGCAATTTCAGACAAAGGGATAAAGCTATGTCTGAAAAGAACTCTTCATCACAATCTCAACCACGAGTGAGTGAAAAACATCCATAGTTGTTGTCTTGTTCAGGTGTTTATTTGTAGTTGACTTACTCTTTAACCTGGACGCTGACCGTGGCACTGGTGCAGTCTCGAGTGACTCTGACCGAGAAGCCGCGTTTTCCATTGGTGGCGGACGGCATCGACACCAGGGTCACTGTGTGAGGGAGGAGGTCCGTCGGAGAGTCGGCCAAACCGCGTTTCTCCAACATGGGTGTAAGAACCACCTGCTTGTAGCATTTACCActgcgagtgagagagagaggttgacAATGATGACTTGACGTTTAGGACAAGACCcgacaagagaaaaatgcttcaGACGTGTTATGAAACGCTCAAGTGTGTCGGCATCTCCCTGTGCTGAAAACAACAGATGAGGATAAACAAAGTGGCAAATGATAAATCCTGAATAGACACAAAAAGACTATTATACAGCCTTTTGGATGCAGAACTTGAATATCATCAtcataacattaaaaatataattgaatataaccatatatcatttttatatagCTCATTAAATTCCTCATTAGTAAAGTTTGGAACTAATATGTGTAAAATTTCCTTTCCAGCACAGTTCGCTGCTAATACACTTGAAGATTTTTCAATTTACTTCGATTCAATCCAAGTTTATTTCTAGCGCTTTTtccaatgttgcattgtttcaaagcagctttacatgaaaaaaacacacaaaagaggAAAATTAAGGGTAAGCTTTTTCACcagtacttttttttaaatgaatgtacatTGAGTTTTTTCACTGTACAACAACGTTTTCTcattgtttactatagtaaaaaataaataagaaaagaaAATTCTCACCAGTAAAGTTTGGTGCGTTCTACTAAGGCATAAGTGTCCCGATCCTCAATCACCACCCTGCAGCTCAAACACACAAAGCACTCGGGGTGATATTTATAATCTCCGGCCACCTGAAACACATGAAATCCCAGTGTTGATCAGCACATCTCCACACTTTCACTTCGCTGGTCATCTCAACAGCAAACTCAGGCCCATAACGGCAAGTCAGACGAGCTCTTCCTATAACACTCCCACACTCTCAGTGTCTACTGAGGTGGATCATGCCTCTCTCTGCTTCATCTGCTTTGTATTGGTGTGGAACTTGGTTCTGTGTGCGTTCCTCGGTAGTGACGCAAGAGTGCGTGCCGGCTTTCTTTCTAACACCTGCTAGTGTCTGGGCCCGTCTGTTATCAGAAGTGATATAATGCGACTCAACTCCGCCCTGTATCCGTGATCCCATGCCCTAAGACAACACATCATTTGGGTCAAGCTTTCTCTCTGGAACTCTCTGACTCCCCCCTATACAAAATGGCTTttgttttaagaaatgttttgcGGTTGTTTTGTTGCTTGCCCCCGAGTAATGATAAATCAAAAACACACAACCATACACATAACAATGAAGTCTGAGGTTTTCCAGCAAATACACTAGGACCATTAATCCATTTTCTAGCAAACAATTCCACAGCAACACCTTTTTTGTGAAACAAACAACCAAACACAATTTGGTTTTAGATTAAACAATTACTTGCATCATGTCTCTTCCATTAAAAAGCTCTCTCTCACAAAGGTTTACCTAGCTATTTAAATAAGCATACAATATAGACTTTTATTGTTTGATATGAAGCAGATAAAGGTTTGGGACTAACCTACACCTGAATCAGATCCCTACTATTAAGAAAACCTAAATTTGGGGGAAAAAATGACCAAAACCAGTGTTATGAGTCTTTTATTCTTATATCTTTTATTCTCATTTTGAATAGAAAATGATTCAAACATTATCCAACAGCTTTTCATGCTAGCTGAACAGTGAAAGTATGAGATCATGCTGAGGTTTCCTTTAACGTGAAGCACAAAAGACAGATTAGCGGATATGCTCAGTGAGCTGTAAATCAGTAATCATAGGGTTTGACTAAACGGATTCTTGGGCAATTCTTTAGCCGGGTAATCTCCGCCTTCAAATGCAGACTAAACTACTCGACCGTCTGAGTTTCGAACATGCAGACAAGCAATTACAGAATTTAAAGTCTGCTtgatttttgtcttattttagcTGATGAGCAAACGCGTGTCAATATTacaaactcattttttcaatCTATAGTACACATAAATCAGTCTATGTTTGCTCAAGGGCCGTGAGTTTGGTGAGCTTGAACCTCGGCTGAACCTGTGAGTAAGGATGATGTTTCATATCTTTGTGCTTGCACGACTCTTACCCGCCTGTGTGTTACAGGACAAAgtgagtgtgtatgtgagaaAGTGTGTTTCCCAGCAGGGCTTTGCAGAAGAGCCCCTCCTCTGCAGACTATTTATgatggtttgtttttaaaaactgtgttttcTTTGATGTATTGCATattgtttttgctagttttgcTGATTTGTGCATTATACCGATAACATTATCTGACTGGTTAACAAAGATGTTGCAACACTGATTTTGTCTTCAAACATATGGATTgaaacttacaaacaaatgaccCAATGCTGTTGTTTTCCCACAATTATGTTTTTAGCCGTGAAGACAAATCAAGCTGCATTTAAAAAGCATAATATTTTTTTCGTGTACATCTTTTTAGAatattgttaaagggatagtccacccaaaaatacaaattctgacaTAATTTACCCTCAAGAAGttccaaaaatgtataaatttctttgttgaaaGAACTGGGATTTCTGAAAAGGTAGTCAAAgctgccccagaacagtttgcttcccaaaattcttcaaaatatattcttttggtttaacagaacagaaaaaaacaattattttttcctactatgggagtgaataatgtcccagaaatctcagttgctagcatttatccaaatatctttctttgtgttaaacagaacaaagacatttatacaggtctggaacaactttgacagaattttcatttttgggtggactatccctttaaatattattaacaataatattacattaaataaacatactgAGGGCAGtcctataaataaaaatagtcatataaaatgtattttttcatcaACAATTTTCATTAGATTGAACTCAAACGCAACCACATTCAAACAAGCACTTAAGCCTTGAGGATGTGATTTCCTCTGCCAGTCTTTCAGAGATTTTGACACCCCGCTGCTTGTGCCTCTGGGCCCACGACTGGCAACGCACCCTGACCAGAAATACTTGGCATCCCTCGATCCGAACAGAAAAGCCCTATTATGCGTTTTGCTTGCTGGCAAATTCTCGAGTCTCACTCCCCCTCTTTCTTCCAAGTTCATTTTAAGTCCCTTCATTAACCCAATTAAAAAAGCCCTGTTTTTTCGTGAGGAGTGATTTGTTGACAGAATCTCAGTTTTATGTTAATATGGCTTCTGTTAGCGTTATGATGACAAAGCTCTTCATTGAAAGGCCATGCAAAGGCATTCCAGACGCATGAtgaaacaacacacaacacTGAGGGTTAGTCCAGCCTCCAGATCCTGGTTTCACTGCCCTCGCAGGAGTGAGATCATTTA contains:
- the limk2 gene encoding LIM domain kinase 2, yielding MDENEDVTERECTGCGGSIQDAFHVKVLQDAWHNSCFQCSVCFDLLTNWYFEKEGRLYCHKHYCEKFGELCHGCSLLMTGPAMVAGDYKYHPECFVCLSCRVVIEDRDTYALVERTKLYCGKCYKQVVLTPMLEKRGLADSPTDLLPHTVTLVSMPSATNGKRGFSVRVTRDCTSATVSVQVKEVRGMHISPEVRNAIHVGDRILEINGLPVSALMEEEVEDLIHRTTQTLQLLIEYDPVRQRLDRLRLGSSRNQLGVPAASRMRLSSPANAEIERSDSVDNGTLKRRSLRRSNSICKSPDSASPKEPLVLTRDIGRSESLRSPSSCSHRIFRPCDLIHGEILGKGFFGQAIKVTHKATGEVMVMKELIRCDEETQKTFLKEVKVMRSLDHPHVLRFIGVLYKDKRLNLITEFIEGGTLKDFIRDTDPFPWEQRVSFAKSIASGMAYLHSMSIIHRDLNSHNCLIKLDKTVVVADFGLSRLIVEDKVKPTPDKPTNKKRLFRRLDRKKRYTVVGNPYWMAPEMLNGKRYDEKVDIFSFGIVLCEIIGQVYADPECLPRTMDFGLSVPKFMEKFLPEDCPPAFFPLAVACCDLTPDNRPAFQKLEDCFEALTLNQELGIHLPAELDELQQNLLRTYGPSGIAASESQDGNKT